One region of Arcobacter sp. CECT 8983 genomic DNA includes:
- the nhaA gene encoding Na+/H+ antiporter NhaA — MKLYAPWEKAFKKVSTPFEDFLHAQTTTGLILIITTVLALVLANSPLYDIYAHFFHTYIDFNVGSWKLSHSLHHWINDGLMAIFFFLIGLEIKREITAGELSNIKVAMLPILAAIGGMIFPALIYTSLNYGTQGAAGWGIPMATDIAFAISALVLLGKRVPTTLVTFLVALAIVDDLGAVLVIAIFYTETINMLALSLAGVMFALMIAFNRFGIHMILPYFVVGLVMWFFMLESGVHATIAGVLAALAIPSTPKRAPETFTQDTKRLLDEYDNYPVQENHMMHEKQKKILTNIKDKINEVGTPAARLEYNLHLPVALLIIPIFALANAGVKIDFSSIGTTILEPVSLGIILGLILGKVIGIFGVSFLAVKLKIAELPKESNMSQVFGVAFLGGIGFTMSIFVADLAFVGNPELIFQAKIGILSASLFSGLFGYFWLKSVSSKNKIQDDNTK; from the coding sequence ATGAAACTATACGCACCTTGGGAAAAAGCTTTTAAAAAAGTATCAACACCCTTTGAAGATTTTTTACATGCCCAAACAACAACAGGCTTGATTTTAATAATAACAACTGTATTAGCATTAGTATTAGCAAATAGTCCTTTATATGATATCTATGCACATTTTTTTCATACATATATTGATTTTAATGTAGGTTCATGGAAACTTTCTCATTCTCTTCATCATTGGATTAATGATGGACTTATGGCCATTTTCTTCTTTTTAATTGGTCTTGAAATAAAAAGAGAAATTACAGCAGGTGAACTATCAAATATAAAAGTAGCAATGCTTCCCATTTTAGCAGCAATTGGTGGTATGATTTTTCCTGCACTTATATATACAAGTTTAAATTATGGAACACAAGGAGCAGCAGGTTGGGGAATCCCAATGGCAACAGATATTGCTTTTGCAATTAGTGCTTTAGTTTTATTAGGAAAAAGAGTTCCCACAACCCTTGTAACATTTTTAGTTGCCCTTGCTATTGTTGATGACTTAGGAGCTGTTTTAGTTATAGCAATTTTTTATACAGAAACTATAAATATGCTTGCACTTAGTTTAGCAGGAGTTATGTTTGCTTTAATGATTGCTTTTAATAGATTTGGTATTCATATGATTCTACCTTACTTTGTTGTAGGTTTAGTAATGTGGTTTTTCATGTTAGAATCTGGTGTTCACGCTACAATTGCAGGTGTTTTAGCTGCACTAGCAATACCTTCAACGCCTAAAAGAGCTCCTGAAACCTTTACCCAAGATACAAAACGTTTATTAGATGAATATGATAACTATCCAGTCCAAGAAAATCACATGATGCATGAAAAACAAAAAAAGATTCTTACAAATATAAAAGATAAAATCAATGAAGTAGGAACACCTGCTGCAAGATTAGAATATAATCTTCATTTACCAGTTGCATTATTAATTATTCCTATCTTTGCTTTAGCAAATGCAGGAGTTAAAATTGACTTTAGCTCAATTGGTACTACAATCTTAGAACCTGTTTCGTTAGGTATTATTTTAGGACTTATTTTAGGAAAAGTTATTGGTATATTTGGGGTTTCTTTCCTAGCAGTAAAACTAAAAATTGCAGAGCTTCCAAAAGAGAGTAATATGAGCCAAGTATTTGGAGTAGCATTTTTAGGTGGAATAGGATTTACAATGTCTATATTTGTTGCAGATTTAGCTTTTGTTGGAAACCCTGAACTTATTTTCCAAGCAAAAATAGGAATCTTAAGTGCTTCTTTATTTTCAGGTTTATTTGGATATTTTTGGTTAAAATCAGTATCATCGAAAAACAAAATTCAAGATGATAATACAAAATAG
- the uvsE gene encoding UV DNA damage repair endonuclease UvsE yields the protein MYRFGFFCSKSDNSLSTNRTMNLNNLNYENVEKKVKQNAKELIDLLEYSKSKNYPIFRLGNSFVPFISHKLFDMAWLDKLAPIFDETKERLKDFNIRITIHPGQYTVLNSPKENVIENSLRELEMFFWLFDRLGIDDNGTVLIHGGGAYGDKVSAMERLIETIEKEEWLKQRLALENDERVYTADEILDVCQATKIPMVFDIYHHSLNLSEFNPKDILKTWGNKRPKVHLSSKGDGKFGNHADYIEAKDFFELEKMFKKDTKNIDIMVEAKKKEIAIQKLKTDIKK from the coding sequence ATGTATAGATTTGGATTTTTTTGTTCAAAAAGTGATAATAGTTTATCAACAAATAGAACTATGAATTTAAATAACTTAAACTATGAAAACGTTGAAAAAAAAGTAAAACAAAATGCTAAAGAGCTAATTGATTTATTAGAGTATTCAAAATCTAAAAACTACCCTATTTTTAGATTAGGAAACTCTTTTGTTCCTTTTATTTCACATAAACTTTTTGATATGGCTTGGCTTGACAAACTAGCACCAATTTTTGATGAAACAAAAGAGAGACTAAAAGATTTTAATATAAGAATAACTATACATCCAGGACAATATACAGTTTTAAACTCTCCCAAAGAGAATGTTATAGAAAACTCTTTAAGGGAATTAGAGATGTTTTTTTGGCTTTTTGATAGACTTGGAATTGATGACAATGGAACTGTACTAATTCACGGTGGTGGAGCCTACGGAGACAAAGTCTCAGCCATGGAAAGACTTATTGAAACTATTGAAAAAGAAGAGTGGTTAAAACAAAGATTAGCTTTAGAAAATGATGAAAGAGTTTATACAGCAGATGAAATTCTTGATGTATGCCAAGCAACAAAAATACCAATGGTTTTTGATATATATCATCATAGCCTAAATCTAAGTGAATTTAACCCAAAAGATATACTTAAAACTTGGGGAAATAAAAGACCTAAAGTGCATCTTTCTTCTAAAGGTGATGGAAAATTTGGAAATCATGCTGACTATATTGAAGCAAAAGACTTCTTTGAACTTGAAAAAATGTTTAAAAAAGATACTAAAAATATAGATATTATGGTTGAAGCAAAGAAAAAAGAGATTGCAATACAAAAATTAAAAACTGATATAAAAAAATAG
- a CDS encoding TIGR03643 family protein codes for MKNVKLNVEDKNRLIQMAWQDRTTFDGIKKEFNLTENQVKNLMRELICPQAYKRWRKRVQGRVTKHEKKVEFKPIRFKGPW; via the coding sequence ATGAAAAATGTTAAATTAAATGTAGAAGATAAAAACCGATTAATACAAATGGCTTGGCAAGATAGAACTACTTTTGATGGTATAAAAAAAGAGTTTAACCTAACAGAAAACCAAGTAAAAAACCTCATGAGAGAACTTATTTGTCCACAAGCATATAAAAGATGGAGAAAAAGAGTTCAAGGAAGAGTTACTAAACATGAAAAAAAAGTAGAATTTAAACCAATTAGATTTAAAGGACCATGGTAA
- a CDS encoding AarF/ABC1/UbiB kinase family protein, translating to MKGFIIKFYSPFRVYRVFIFLLTVYLVIKRKDSFLFIKPLKPKKLKYTIIKLGASFIKLAQVLATRSDFFSEEYLEELRNLHDQIPPMKQKDFEEIYNIAFKDKQVFKEFDKEPIASASIGQVHKAILQNDKKVAIKLRRKGIKQQVLADIKIINMFNSLFKPLFSSYTKNSIEAVIQEFSKMIVEEVSLNQELQNLKNFKKVYKKQKVKFPKAYKKYSCDDALVMSFEEGFRFDDKENIFKHKIDFKKIISNLVDFYTTQMLINGYFHADPHPGNLLVNKKGELILLDFGMVKTVPNDKRIAIIELIKAANEQDYETYINASKKLGTIAYEAPMGELTEFTSKMFDIFSNDNLDSESMQKLAFEVLESTRDLPFKLPSDAIYILRVSAIIEGLGTTYIENFNGVKDILPILQKNLPKALGAKESISETIIEEVKDLPFIVKDFKTMVKRASEGNLEVELSRNQLEYLQESTKKQIKAYSISFALFFAAIFYLLYGFEPKEVSLALFALGFIRILYK from the coding sequence TTGAAAGGATTTATTATAAAATTTTATTCACCATTTAGAGTTTACAGAGTTTTTATATTTTTATTAACAGTTTATCTAGTAATAAAAAGAAAAGATAGCTTTTTATTTATAAAACCACTTAAACCTAAAAAACTAAAATATACAATTATTAAACTAGGAGCTTCCTTTATAAAGCTTGCGCAAGTTCTTGCTACTAGGTCTGATTTTTTTAGTGAAGAATATTTAGAAGAATTAAGAAATCTTCATGACCAAATTCCTCCTATGAAGCAAAAAGATTTTGAAGAAATTTATAATATTGCATTTAAAGATAAACAAGTTTTCAAAGAGTTTGATAAAGAACCAATTGCTTCAGCTTCTATTGGACAAGTTCATAAAGCAATCCTACAAAACGATAAGAAAGTAGCAATAAAATTAAGACGAAAAGGTATTAAACAACAAGTCTTAGCTGATATTAAAATTATAAATATGTTCAATTCATTATTTAAACCTCTATTTTCAAGTTATACAAAAAACTCTATTGAAGCAGTAATTCAAGAGTTTTCAAAAATGATTGTTGAAGAAGTTAGTTTAAATCAAGAGTTACAAAACCTAAAAAACTTCAAAAAAGTATATAAAAAACAAAAAGTAAAATTTCCAAAAGCATATAAGAAGTATTCTTGTGATGACGCTTTAGTTATGAGTTTTGAAGAAGGTTTTAGATTTGATGATAAAGAAAATATCTTTAAACATAAAATTGATTTTAAAAAAATCATCTCAAATTTAGTTGACTTTTATACAACTCAAATGCTTATAAATGGATATTTTCATGCTGACCCACATCCCGGAAATCTACTTGTAAATAAAAAAGGTGAACTTATTTTACTTGATTTTGGTATGGTTAAAACAGTGCCAAATGATAAAAGAATTGCAATAATTGAGCTTATAAAAGCTGCAAATGAACAGGATTATGAAACATATATTAATGCAAGTAAAAAACTTGGAACAATTGCTTATGAAGCACCTATGGGAGAACTTACAGAATTTACTTCAAAAATGTTTGATATTTTTTCAAATGATAATCTTGATAGTGAATCTATGCAAAAACTTGCTTTTGAAGTGTTAGAAAGTACTAGAGACTTACCTTTTAAACTTCCAAGTGATGCAATTTATATACTTAGAGTTAGTGCAATTATTGAAGGACTTGGAACAACATATATTGAAAACTTCAATGGAGTAAAAGATATCTTGCCTATTTTACAAAAGAATCTTCCAAAAGCTTTAGGGGCAAAGGAATCAATAAGCGAAACTATCATTGAAGAGGTAAAAGATTTACCTTTTATTGTAAAAGATTTTAAAACCATGGTAAAAAGAGCAAGTGAAGGTAACCTTGAAGTTGAACTTTCACGTAATCAACTAGAATATCTTCAAGAATCTACTAAAAAACAAATTAAAGCTTATAGTATCTCTTTTGCTTTATTTTTTGCTGCAATTTTTTATTTACTCTATGGTTTTGAGCCAAAAGAAGTTTCCTTAGCTCTTTTTGCATTAGGCTTTATAAGGATTTTATATAAATGA
- a CDS encoding EAL domain-containing protein, whose protein sequence is MPCNRCDIKYEFSNNSSKIYFISEFDELISKVKIFLKKLNIDFQKIENIVYIEVEDTKKFFYENIDAIETTFNSLETEDIKIFIDYNNEGLSYKAVLNSKPLQRYINMIEDGEFFDVIKNQSLTSHFQAIIDMRTDQIYGYETLVRGVRPDGTLIYPNELFEKSTRNDMNFNLDRLCRESALKTAATKKVKQKVFINFLPTSIYDPEFCLNSTVKWAKQLEFDTSNIVFEVVETESIKDQKHLKKILEFYREQGFKIALDDVGEGYSSLNMIIELKPDIIKVDRNIISNINNDELKRSVYKALFNLARENGIEILAEGIETPYELNTIKEIGVDYAQGYYFNKPMAEPIRMIYF, encoded by the coding sequence ATGCCTTGTAATAGATGTGATATAAAATATGAGTTTAGTAATAACTCTTCAAAAATATATTTTATAAGTGAATTTGATGAACTTATTTCAAAAGTAAAAATATTTTTAAAAAAATTAAATATTGATTTTCAAAAGATTGAAAATATAGTATACATAGAAGTTGAAGATACAAAAAAATTCTTTTATGAAAATATAGATGCTATTGAAACTACTTTTAACTCTTTAGAAACAGAAGATATAAAAATTTTTATTGACTATAACAATGAAGGTCTATCATATAAAGCAGTTTTAAATTCAAAACCCCTTCAGCGATATATAAATATGATTGAAGATGGAGAGTTCTTTGATGTAATAAAAAACCAATCTTTAACTTCACACTTTCAAGCAATAATAGATATGAGAACAGATCAAATTTATGGTTATGAAACTTTAGTTAGAGGTGTTAGACCTGATGGAACTTTAATATATCCAAATGAACTATTTGAAAAATCTACAAGAAATGATATGAACTTTAACTTAGATAGACTTTGTAGAGAAAGTGCTCTAAAAACAGCTGCTACTAAAAAAGTGAAACAAAAAGTTTTTATAAACTTTCTTCCAACTTCTATTTATGACCCAGAATTTTGTTTAAACTCAACTGTAAAATGGGCAAAGCAACTAGAGTTTGATACATCAAATATTGTTTTTGAAGTTGTTGAAACTGAAAGTATAAAAGATCAAAAACACTTAAAAAAGATACTTGAATTCTACAGAGAACAAGGCTTTAAAATAGCACTTGATGATGTGGGAGAAGGATATTCAAGTTTAAATATGATTATAGAATTAAAACCAGATATTATAAAGGTTGATAGAAATATTATCTCAAATATTAACAATGATGAATTAAAACGTTCTGTTTACAAAGCACTGTTTAATCTTGCTAGAGAAAATGGCATTGAGATATTAGCAGAAGGCATTGAAACCCCTTATGAGTTAAATACAATAAAAGAGATTGGTGTTGATTATGCACAAGGATATTATTTCAATAAACCAATGGCAGAACCAATAAGAATGATATATTTTTAA
- the pdxH gene encoding pyridoxamine 5'-phosphate oxidase, whose translation MPDISRMRQEYVSKGLHKEDLEETPFKQFEKWFNQALEAELIEPNAFTLSTVGIDLKPTQRTVLLKMYDENGFVFFSNYKSKKSQHIDKNPNVSAHFAWLGLERQVRIEGKISKISKNASMKYFLSRPKGSQLGAWVSHQSKVVNSRSILESNFDEMRKKFSKGEIPFPSFWGGYQIVPTYFEFWQGGLNRLHDRFVYELNENQEWNIYRLEP comes from the coding sequence ATGCCTGATATATCAAGAATGAGACAAGAATATGTTTCAAAAGGATTGCATAAAGAAGACTTAGAAGAAACTCCTTTTAAACAATTCGAAAAATGGTTTAATCAAGCTTTAGAAGCTGAACTTATAGAACCAAATGCATTTACACTAAGTACAGTTGGAATTGATTTAAAACCAACACAAAGAACTGTATTACTTAAAATGTATGATGAAAATGGTTTTGTATTTTTTTCAAACTATAAAAGTAAAAAATCACAGCATATAGATAAAAACCCTAATGTCTCTGCGCACTTTGCTTGGCTAGGTTTAGAAAGACAAGTAAGAATAGAAGGTAAAATTTCAAAAATTTCAAAAAATGCTTCAATGAAATATTTCCTATCAAGACCAAAAGGAAGCCAACTTGGAGCTTGGGTTTCACACCAAAGTAAAGTTGTAAACTCAAGAAGTATTTTAGAATCAAATTTTGATGAAATGAGAAAAAAGTTTTCAAAAGGAGAGATACCATTTCCCTCTTTTTGGGGTGGATATCAAATTGTTCCAACATACTTTGAATTTTGGCAAGGTGGACTAAATAGGCTTCATGATAGATTCGTATATGAACTAAATGAAAACCAAGAGTGGAATATATATAGATTAGAACCATAA
- a CDS encoding sirohydrochlorin chelatase, with translation MRAIIFVAHGSKKEESNEEFIQLIEKISHKDNKYGLKKAAFLELASPDIKSVVTEFIINGAREIVFYPYFLNSGKHVTSDIPNIIENLRQEHKNIMFKLLPHFGKSEKIEDIILHDINRPFV, from the coding sequence ATGAGAGCAATAATTTTTGTAGCCCATGGTAGTAAAAAAGAAGAATCAAATGAAGAGTTTATACAATTAATTGAAAAGATTTCACATAAAGATAATAAATATGGATTAAAAAAAGCAGCTTTTTTAGAACTTGCAAGTCCAGATATAAAAAGTGTAGTAACTGAATTTATAATAAATGGAGCAAGAGAGATTGTTTTTTATCCATATTTTTTAAATTCAGGTAAACACGTAACAAGTGATATCCCAAATATTATAGAAAATTTAAGACAAGAACATAAAAATATTATGTTTAAACTATTACCACACTTTGGTAAGTCTGAAAAAATTGAAGATATTATACTTCATGATATAAATCGACCTTTTGTATAA
- the thiE gene encoding thiamine phosphate synthase encodes MSINLNGLYVISDDILTPKETILIQVKEALEGGATIVQLRDKTSSDEEIEKLVLDLQELCRKYKALFVLNDRVELAIKLQCDGLHVGRSDHHRVEEIRKEYKGILGISCYGNLQLAKEMQDKGADYVAFGSFFPSLTKPNAAVVNKEVIKNAKKELNIPVCVIGGITSKNANILINEGANMLAVISDIWKSKNIKKKCEEYTNILKGK; translated from the coding sequence ATGTCTATAAATTTAAATGGTTTATATGTAATTAGTGATGATATTCTAACTCCAAAAGAAACTATTTTAATTCAAGTAAAAGAAGCTTTAGAAGGTGGGGCAACAATTGTTCAACTGAGAGATAAAACTTCTTCTGATGAAGAGATAGAAAAATTAGTTTTAGATTTACAAGAACTTTGTAGAAAATACAAAGCTTTGTTTGTATTAAATGATAGAGTTGAACTTGCAATAAAACTTCAATGTGATGGTTTACATGTTGGAAGAAGTGATCATCATAGAGTTGAAGAAATAAGAAAAGAGTATAAAGGTATTTTAGGTATCTCTTGTTATGGAAATTTACAATTAGCAAAAGAGATGCAAGACAAGGGTGCTGATTATGTTGCCTTTGGTTCATTCTTCCCTTCTTTAACAAAACCAAATGCAGCAGTTGTAAATAAAGAAGTTATAAAAAATGCAAAAAAGGAACTTAATATTCCAGTTTGTGTTATAGGTGGTATTACAAGCAAAAATGCTAATATACTTATAAATGAAGGTGCAAACATGCTTGCAGTTATAAGTGATATTTGGAAAAGTAAAAATATAAAAAAGAAGTGTGAAGAATACACAAATATTTTAAAAGGTAAATAA
- the thiD gene encoding bifunctional hydroxymethylpyrimidine kinase/phosphomethylpyrimidine kinase codes for MKVVLTVAGSDSSGGAGIQADLKTFEAFDTFGCSALTVLTAQNTQGVTNIQEISPSFVQEQILRVLEDFEVNAIKIGMLFSNEIIDIVRETIKDLDIPIVFDPVFISKAGSKLLNDDAIENLKTLFPYVDIITPNLYEAKALFNYDVLNEKAIEEISKLPCKVVIKNDIVKKENEDFSMDTFFDNNDKKVYYTKLIETSNNHGTGCSFSSAIAANIALGKSLEEAIKISKEFIYQAILNAPNIGHGKGPISHKKGKECL; via the coding sequence ATGAAAGTAGTACTTACGGTTGCTGGAAGTGACAGTAGTGGTGGAGCTGGTATTCAAGCAGATTTGAAAACCTTTGAAGCTTTTGACACTTTTGGCTGTAGTGCGCTTACTGTTTTAACAGCTCAAAACACTCAAGGAGTAACAAATATTCAAGAGATTTCTCCTTCTTTTGTACAAGAACAAATATTAAGAGTACTAGAAGACTTTGAAGTAAATGCCATAAAAATTGGTATGCTTTTTTCAAACGAAATTATTGATATAGTAAGAGAAACTATTAAAGATTTAGATATTCCAATTGTATTTGATCCAGTATTTATCTCTAAAGCTGGTTCAAAACTTTTAAATGATGATGCAATTGAAAACTTAAAAACACTATTTCCTTATGTAGATATTATTACTCCAAACTTATATGAAGCAAAAGCACTTTTTAATTATGATGTATTAAATGAGAAAGCTATAGAAGAGATTTCTAAACTTCCTTGTAAAGTAGTTATCAAAAATGATATTGTAAAAAAAGAGAACGAAGATTTTAGTATGGATACTTTCTTTGATAATAATGATAAAAAAGTGTACTATACAAAACTTATTGAAACTTCAAATAATCATGGTACAGGCTGTAGTTTTTCAAGTGCCATTGCTGCAAATATAGCCTTAGGTAAATCATTAGAAGAAGCAATTAAAATTTCAAAAGAGTTTATATATCAAGCAATTTTAAATGCACCAAATATAGGTCATGGTAAAGGACCAATTTCACATAAAAAAGGTAAAGAATGTCTATAA
- a CDS encoding DUF3833 domain-containing protein, whose translation MKNLNRFFSSFFIVLAILFFTGCSKMQIEDFKNKTPEFIPQEYFNGKLTAYGLVKNRSGKIIRTFKGTLIGSWDENGVGTLNEEFLYDDGEELTRVWKLVPTGEKTFDATAGDIVGTAKMQALGNTVMMDYVMRVPYNNSTIDISVKDWLHLQEDGVIINHSKMKKFGFTVGELVITIIKDFPKK comes from the coding sequence ATGAAAAATTTAAATAGATTTTTTAGCAGTTTTTTTATTGTTTTAGCAATTTTATTTTTTACAGGATGTAGCAAAATGCAAATAGAAGATTTTAAAAACAAAACTCCTGAGTTTATTCCTCAAGAGTATTTTAATGGAAAATTAACTGCCTATGGTTTAGTTAAAAATAGGTCTGGAAAGATTATTAGAACTTTTAAAGGAACACTTATTGGTTCTTGGGATGAAAATGGTGTAGGAACTTTAAATGAAGAGTTTCTTTATGATGATGGGGAAGAACTAACAAGAGTTTGGAAATTAGTACCTACAGGAGAGAAAACTTTCGATGCAACAGCAGGTGATATAGTAGGAACTGCAAAAATGCAAGCTTTAGGGAATACTGTTATGATGGATTATGTAATGAGAGTTCCATATAATAATAGTACTATTGATATTAGTGTAAAAGACTGGCTTCATTTACAAGAAGATGGAGTAATCATAAACCACTCAAAAATGAAAAAATTTGGATTTACAGTTGGAGAACTTGTTATTACTATAATAAAAGATTTTCCTAAAAAGTAA
- a CDS encoding cyclopropane-fatty-acyl-phospholipid synthase family protein, which produces METFWNKIGDKFLSKIKRGDLEVHFCNGQVKTYGDKTYPKATLVLHNGNLFKRLTFYGDIGFAESYMDKDFDCDDLTSLIKIALLNSSELQTKSEDEKSFSLYNLFPFFNKMKHFLRKNSKTRAQKNIQKHYDLSNDFFKLMLDDTMMYSAAVFQHENEDLFEAQNRKLDILAKKLNLKKGLKVLEIGSGWGAMAMHLVKKYECEVTTLTLSKEQKKLCEDRFKEHKIEESINIMLKDYRDMQGQFDAIIAVEMFEAVGREYFDVFFKKCQSLLKPSGVLVMQIITMPDQRYDSYAKGTDFIQKYIFPGGHLPSVGKILETTTKHTKLNLLHMEEFTEHYAKTLNVWHKNFLDNLDEVQKLGFDEYFIRMWKMYLCYCEAGFLTRNINLVQLVFTRYENINLNKGLVA; this is translated from the coding sequence ATGGAAACTTTCTGGAACAAAATAGGAGATAAATTTTTATCTAAAATAAAAAGAGGTGATTTAGAAGTTCACTTTTGTAATGGTCAAGTTAAAACTTATGGTGATAAGACTTATCCAAAAGCAACATTAGTTTTGCACAATGGAAATCTTTTTAAAAGATTAACTTTTTATGGTGATATTGGTTTTGCAGAAAGCTATATGGACAAAGATTTTGATTGTGACGATTTAACTTCATTAATAAAAATTGCTCTTTTAAACTCAAGTGAACTTCAAACAAAAAGTGAAGATGAAAAAAGTTTTAGTCTTTATAATCTGTTTCCATTTTTTAATAAAATGAAACATTTTCTTAGAAAAAACTCTAAAACAAGAGCACAAAAAAATATTCAAAAACATTATGACTTATCAAATGATTTTTTTAAACTTATGCTTGACGATACGATGATGTACTCTGCTGCTGTTTTTCAACATGAAAATGAAGATTTATTTGAAGCACAAAATAGAAAACTTGATATTTTAGCAAAAAAATTAAATCTAAAAAAAGGTTTAAAAGTACTTGAAATAGGTTCTGGGTGGGGAGCTATGGCTATGCATCTAGTAAAGAAATATGAATGTGAAGTAACCACTTTAACTCTTTCAAAAGAACAAAAAAAGCTTTGTGAAGATAGATTCAAAGAGCACAAGATAGAAGAATCAATAAATATTATGCTTAAAGACTACAGAGATATGCAAGGACAATTTGATGCAATCATTGCAGTTGAAATGTTTGAAGCAGTTGGACGGGAATATTTTGATGTTTTTTTTAAAAAATGTCAAAGCTTATTAAAACCTAGCGGTGTTTTGGTTATGCAAATAATTACAATGCCTGATCAAAGATATGATTCATACGCAAAAGGAACAGATTTTATTCAAAAGTATATTTTCCCAGGTGGTCATCTTCCAAGTGTAGGAAAAATACTTGAAACCACAACAAAACATACAAAATTAAATTTACTTCATATGGAAGAGTTTACAGAGCACTATGCAAAGACTTTAAATGTTTGGCATAAAAACTTTTTAGACAATCTTGATGAAGTTCAAAAGTTAGGTTTTGATGAATACTTCATTAGAATGTGGAAAATGTATCTATGTTATTGTGAAGCTGGCTTTTTAACTAGAAATATCAATCTTGTTCAGCTTGTATTTACAAGATATGAAAACATAAATTTAAATAAAGGACTTGTGGCATGA
- a CDS encoding DUF1365 domain-containing protein, translating into MKHLIFDGKIYHKRFLPKEHSFKYNFFMLDIDLSSIENIKNKVFSYNKFNLFSFYSKDHFGKKENFLENVDFLLKSFGIKATQEMRFITLPRIAGFVFNPISVLILLEDNKPSFLIAEVHNYNGGRVIYPVELTTSNNKTFKGRTKKDMYVSPFFKRDGDYEFTLVYNEKNINLGITLFEDEKKKLTSNFTAKAKEFSAQNLKSLFFKHTFLTFWVVTRTIYQSIKLKLLGLKWNKPIEKDTVRRY; encoded by the coding sequence ATGAAACACTTAATTTTTGATGGAAAGATTTATCATAAAAGATTTCTTCCTAAAGAGCATAGTTTTAAATATAATTTTTTTATGCTAGATATTGATTTATCTTCTATTGAAAATATTAAAAATAAAGTTTTTTCATACAATAAATTTAACTTATTCTCTTTTTATTCAAAAGACCACTTTGGGAAAAAAGAAAACTTCTTAGAAAATGTAGATTTTTTATTAAAAAGTTTTGGAATCAAAGCAACACAAGAAATGAGATTCATAACCCTTCCAAGAATTGCAGGTTTTGTTTTTAATCCAATTAGTGTATTAATTCTTCTTGAAGACAATAAACCAAGCTTTCTTATTGCAGAAGTACACAATTACAATGGAGGAAGAGTAATCTATCCTGTTGAACTTACAACTTCAAATAATAAAACTTTTAAAGGAAGAACTAAAAAAGATATGTATGTTTCTCCATTTTTTAAAAGAGATGGGGATTATGAGTTTACATTAGTTTATAATGAAAAAAATATAAATCTAGGTATAACTCTTTTTGAAGATGAAAAGAAAAAATTAACATCTAACTTTACAGCAAAAGCTAAAGAGTTTTCAGCCCAAAACTTGAAAAGTTTATTCTTTAAACATACATTTTTAACATTTTGGGTTGTTACAAGAACAATATATCAAAGTATAAAACTTAAACTATTAGGTTTAAAATGGAATAAACCAATTGAAAAAGATACAGTGAGGAGATACTAA